CCTAATTCAGTACAGGAACCTGGGAGAGTTCTTTAGACGGAAACTCAAACCGGCTGTCCGGCCCGTGTGCAACTCGCACTGCgtggtgagtgtgagtgtgtgtgtgtgtgtatgcgtccgTGTCTACTGTACCTTCAATGTATGCATACCTCTTGACATATTCCACattctgtgttacagcctgaattcaaaatggattaaatattttttttttctcactcatctacacacactaccccataatgacagtgtgaaaacatgttagcaaatgtattgaaaattaaatgcaGCGatgtctaatttacataagtattcaacccctgaataagtactttgtagaagcacctttggcagcgactacagctgCACGTGTTGCTGggcaagtctctaagagctttactacacctggattgtgcaacatttgcacgCGTATTAATTTCAGAATTCTTCAAGCTATGTCTTCCTTGTTGATCATTTGCTAgaaaaccattttcaggtcttgccatttgattttcaagtagatttaagtcaaaactgtaactagccACATGGGGTTAGATACTATTCATGTCGTCGTTGTTGATCATTTGCTAgaaaaccattttcaggtcttgaacAAGTAGATTTTCAAAACCTGACTTTTGACttgttggtaagcaactccagtgtaggtATTAGACCCACCAATGTGAAGCTGGCCACAATAAGGAGTAGACACAACAGTGGAATTTGCGGTTCACCTTCAAAATATGTCTCTAATTGAAAGATTATAAATGATAAATTCATCAGAGACTTTGTTAATTTGACCAAAATCACGTGTTTGACTTGAGAATTGCATTGGGGGCGCgtacttatttcactgtacagcctatggattgtggatcacTGGCACGGGGTGTCAGTGTGCTCCGTGACATCCACAGAACATTAGCATCGTAGCTCTTATTGCGTGACTCTAAAACCACTGTGAAATAAGCAGCGTCTATTATACCAGCCAACCTGCTATTTGGTTTGAACACTattccagaggaaaaacaatacaACGAGGATGTTTTGGAGTCTGAACTCCGTGGAGGACATGGGTACTGAgcagactgataccccatttcactTACCACAGTCAAACTCCCGCAATAGGAGCTAAGATGCTAATATTTGTGTGAACTCTTCAGTTATGTTCTGCGGGTGTCACCAAGTAGACTGAAACCTAATTTCATTGCTCTACACTCCAACGttgtttaacattatctagtctaaatatggcatgGTTTCGCTAATTGTAACCATTTGCATCACTTTCATAGAGGGACTTTTTTGCGGATTGTTTGAAGTCGGACgaattccactattgtggctaatccttattgtggctagctccacaacacataacccggtccggtcAAGCcgcactagccagatgaagctagctagctgcttATAAGGTTAGCCTGGGGTTTGTTATCTAGCTTTATTTCTATGAACTGAAGTAGGATTTCAATTCGAGAACAAATGGCTACTTAGCTAATACTTACATGGATttctaaatcattgctaagaatattgATAATGAatgcatatatatttttatttttatgtttttatCCTTCTCGTTTGAGCTTGATCTTATTTCAAATGCTCCCATTCGGTGGAACAGATAATGCCTTATTAGCGACgcagtattgtaaacacatcgtgtAGACTTGGGACAGGCATTTTTCGGAGGTCTGAATCTCAGTCTTAGGGTTAAATATTAATAGCCACTTTGATAGTAAGGCATGGCTACACACAAAAACGACAATGATGAAAATATAAAAATTGTCGTACTTTAAAGGAAAATTGGCCGTTATGGATGTGACGAGTGTTTATATACAACCCTCAGATGTGgcgtattggccatataccacaaaccccgagGTGCTTTATtgctggttaccaatgtaattagagcagtaaaaatacgtttcgtcatacctgtggtatacggtctgatataccacggctgtcagcaaatcagcattcagggctcgaaccacccagtttatagttGTAAATAATGATTTGTAATTTATTTTTACGGTGAATAAAAAGTTGGCTACTCACAACATTGTCAGATGTTCTGGTAATTATGAGGTGGATAGACAAATCTAGAAATGTGTTTATGCAGGTCCTAAGATGAGACtaacattttattttcaataGAATAGCATATTTTGAGTGTAATGTTAGACTACTGGTCTGTTCAACCCATAGCTGTGCAAGGCAAATTAAATCAATAGTTCTTATTTTGTTAACTAAACAGGGGACACACTTTTCCTACTTTCCCCTGCCCTgaccacagtcaacacacaggGCCTATATTTTATAGTAAGATTTAATATAAtggaatataacagaataaaatagaaaatatttAGAATGTGTGGAACCGCTGTCATAACATTTTCTTTCCCGTTAATTTTTTGCTCTAGAAGCATTATCTGCTCTATCCAGGAAATGTTCTGCCCTGGATTAACCTCTGTAGGATGATTATCAGAGATTCTTTACTGATCCACGTTGGACGTGATCACATTCTCGCACTTTCTTTTTCTAACTCCCAACGGGACTTTTAAATACGCTACCGCAATCATGACCTGGTCGGTTGGTGGAAGTAAAAGTACAGGCTTTGTTACCGGCAGATATATAAAGAAAATGCGGAAACATTTGGCGGCATTGGTAAAGTTGAAAGGTGGCGTAAAGGTGGCGTATTCACACCCCCTGACTTTCTCCCCAAAAAAtggtattacagcctgaatttaaaatggatttaatttgtATTTTGTGCTGGCCTACACACCATAATGTGAAAGTGGAattaggtttttagaaattttaacaaattaataaaaaattaaaagctgaatggtcaactcctttgttatggaaagtctaagttcaggagtaaaaaatgtgcttaagtcacaagttgcatggactccgTATGTGCAATAAATATCATTTTTTTATGATAACCGATatgtgggatacagagatgaggtaatctgtaaggtccctgagttgagcagtacatttcaaacacagatttgtcTACAGGGAGTTTTTCCAATGAAGGAGGACACCTATTTTGTAGATTGGTTAAAAAAAATCAACAGACATTcaatatccctttgagtatggtgaagttattcattatactttggatagtgtatcaatacaaccagtcactacaaagatacaggcgtccttcctaactcagttgccggagaggaaggaaactgtttagggatttcaccatgaggccaatggtggtTTTAAAACAGTTAGTTTAATGGCTATGATAGAAGACTGATGGCACAACAACATTGTGGTTACTCCACAATACGAACCTAAATGACCGAGTGTAAACATGCATCCTTTTTGCAATAAggtactaaagtaaaactgcaaaaatgtagtaaagaaattaacttcatgtcctgaatacaaagctttatgtttggggcaaatccaacacatcactgagtaccgctcttcatattttcaagtatggtggtggccgcatcatgttataggtatgcttgtaattggcAAGGACAAGGCTGTTTgtatttttataaaaaataaatggaatagagctaagctcAGGCACAatcatagaggaaaacctggttgtctgttttccaacagacactggtagaccattcacctttcagcaggattataacccaaaacacaaggccaaatatacagcTGACGAGCTTATCAAGATGacgttgaatgttcctgagtggcctagttacagttttgacttaaatcggcttgagaATCTATGCCAAGACTTAAATGGCTGTctcgcaatgatcaacaaccaacttgagagGTTGAAGAATTTAAAATGTGCTAATATTGTACACTCCATTTGTGCAATGtttttagagacttacccagaaatatgCACAGCTTTAattaattgctgccaaaggtgattctaatatgtattgatgccagggtttgaatacttatgtaaatgagatctctgtagttcattttcaatacatttgcgaACATTTCTCAAAACATttttccactttgtcattatgaggtgtgtgtgtgtgtgtgtgtgtgtgtgtgtgtgtgtgtgtgtgtgtgtgtgtgtgtgtgtgtgtgtgtgtgtgtgtgtgtgtgtgtgtgtgtgtgtgtgtgtgtgtgtgtgtgtgtgtgtagatgagtgagaagcgatattgaatccattttgaattaaaGCGGTTACTCAACTAAATGTGAAATAAGTCCAGGGGTAggagtactttctgaaggtactgtatattcTAGACACAGAGGAAGGTACTGTATATTCTAGACACAGAGGAAGGTACTGTATATTCTAGACACAGAGGAAGGTACTGTATATTCTAGACACAGAGGAAGGTACTGTATATTCTAGACACAGAGGAAGGTACTGTATATTCTAGACACAGAGGAAGGTACTGTATATTCTAGACACAGAGGAAGGTACTGTATATTCTAGACACAGAGGAAGGTACTGTATATTCTAGACACAGAGGAAGGTACTGTATATTCTAGACACAGAGGAGTAGATCCCTGGCTTAAGCCGTAAATGTTGGTCTTTTTTTTCTTCAGATCAGCCCAGCAGATGGGAAGATCCTGCACTTTGGGCGTGTGCGGAACTGTGAGGTGGAGCAAGTCAAAGGTGTCACCTACTCTTTGGAGACCTTCCTGGGACCCCACACCTGGGCTGAGGCCATCAACTGCACCATCAAGCCATCAAGTGAGAACCTCTTCCCTTCACCCCCACCCCGGTCTAATGGGATCTAATACCTTATCCTAATTTAAACCTTCATCCCCTTGAGACTTGTTGATCCCAAAGGGTTGGGCGGGTAAATACAGTATAACTGATGTTGTAGACCTGATATACCCACTAATAATTTTTATACATCCTATCAGAATTAGATACATCTAATCCTGTTTTGTTTAGAGGCTAGGGATTTAGGATTGGTTTATATGACGCACCTTACCACCCTGTCTGCTGACCATAATTATGTGCGGGTTCCCCAGATGAAGAGGACCCCAGCTCATTCCAGGACCTGCTGGTGACTAAAGAGGGGAATGAGCTGTTCCACTGTGTGGTGTACCTGGCTCCAGGAGACTACCACTGCTTCCACTCCCCCACGGACTGGAGGGTGGCCCACAGAAGACACTTCCCTGGTCAGTTTGCTGTTAGGACTGTTCTGCTCATACATTTGACATTGATATTCCCCTATATAAACACCAGAATTACTCCGCTATGCTAGGACAATCCCAGGACGTTCAGGACACACACGTCATAAACAGGGGCGTCATACACCCCAAAACATGTGGAGGCACAAAGTATGTGAGGATGGCTGGGGCTGGTTAATTGGAttgtttttttctgttttttCGAAAAACCCGAAACGgcttcctgcaatctagagcaaTAATCATTATGCTTCATTCTATGTTTAAAATGATATACGTAGGTTTTTCTGCATATCTAATCATacctctgtatcctcctgactggtggttatTTTTTGAACTCTTCTCCTACGATTTCCGTGGCCACGCATAAATCGAATTaacataataataaaaaacatAAACATCCGTCTATTTAAAACCTCTAAGGATCTGCCCCCCTTtttcaaatctaactgcctgtagctcaggacctgaagtaaGGATATGAATATtctgataccatttgaaaggaaacactttgaagtttgtgtaaatgtgaaataaatgttggagaatataacacattagatctggtaaaagatttttgtattttttttgtaccatctttgaaatgcagcagatgccataatgtattattccagcccaggtgcaattagACTTTGGCCACTAAATGACAGCTTTGTATGTGCAAAGTGtaagactgatccaatgaaccattgcgtATCCGTTCAAAatattgtatcaagactgcccaaatgtgcataattggtttattcatacattttaaagttcataattgtgcactctcctcaaacaatagcaatgtattatttcactgtaatagctactgtaaattggacagtgtagtTAGCTTGTTAATCTTTCTGTCCTGGGGAATAATTTTTTGTTTCTTACAACCTCATGCATTAGcccctatgttagctcaaccgtcccgcggggggggggggggggggacacaccgatcctgtagaggttttaagATGTTGTTTTTTGcatgggctgtgtctcaatccGCCAATATCGCCCTTCTGCAGATgcgagctagagtggtgttttgtcAGATCATGAGGCAtcctgaaaatcggtcttctcggAAAAAAAACTTCTGTAGCATCCAAATGGTTTGCCCCCTGTGGAAAGATGCGACTCTCATGAGTTGTTTTGTCCTGGGACGCCTCAcaagaccaggcaatgtttttccactcctccagTGTTTGTGATGGCGTtgcccactggagccgcttcttgttgtttttagctgataaggagtggaacccggtgtggtcatcTACTGGAATAAGAGATTCTGCAAACAACTGTGGTACTGCGCCGTTATTTGCCCCTTTGTGGCCCACCTgttaaattaaatcaaatgtatttatttatctgttagcTGGCACGATTCTTGGccttctccttcgacctctcatcaacgagctgtttttgcccacaggacgttttttggtttgtttgtctcaccattctctgtaaaacCTAAACACTGTgttgcgtgaaaagcccaggaggctggCCATTTCCGAGATACAGGAACCGGCGCGCCTGACACCAACAACCATACCGCCCTGAGTCACTTATGTCACTACTTTTGCCGTTTTATaatgttcaatcgaacagtaactgaatgcctcgatgcctgactgcctgctttatatagcaagccacagccACGTGACTCACGGCCTGTAGGCGCAAACCATTTTCGTAAAcagggtgtacctaataaactggcgtATAGTGCTGCGTGCAGCGTTTGTATTAGGTTTTGTATCTGtcggtgtacctaataaactggcgtATAGTGCTGCTTGCAGCGTTTGTATTAGGTTTTGTATCTGtcggtgtacctaataaactggcgtATAGTGCTGCTTGCAGCGTTTGTATTAGGTTTTGTATCTGtcggtgtacctaataaactggcgtATAGTGCTGCGTGCAGCGTTTGTATTAGGTTTTGTATCTGtcagtgtacctaataaactggcgtATAGTGCTGCTTGCAGCGTTTGTATTAGGTTTTGTATCTGtcggtgtacctaataaactggcgtATAGTGCTGCGTGCAGTGTTTGTATTAGGTTTTGTATCTGtcagtgtacctaataaactggtgTATAGTGCTGCTTGCAGTGTTTGTATTAGGTTTTGTATCTGTCGGTGTACCTGTGTATTTATTTCCTGCTTCCTCTGTGTCCCTCCCAGGCTCTCTGATGTCAGTGAACCCTGGCGTGGCTCGCTGGATCAAAGAACTGTTCTGCCATAACGAGAGAGTGGTGCTGAGCGGAGAGTGGACACACGGCTTCTTCTCCCTCACCGCTGTAGGAGCCACCAATGTGGGCTCCATACGCATCTACTTTGACAAGGTTGGATGTTTCACCAGTCTGAACCTGTTCTGGTGCTGTCACAGTATATAACCACTCATTCGTCCATTTTGTTCGGGCTGGTGCATAGTGCAGCATCAATGTCACTCCACGTCATAGTATTTAGGGACCGTGGCATTGTCCATACATGGAGGAGGTTCTGAATGGGAGGATCAAAGTTAGTGCTCCCACTATTGTTCCTTAAACATGTATTTACACCGCAATTCTATACTGTTGACAAGCTCTTCAATTATAGTGTACGTACACATTTTTAAACTGGCGTTCGATGTGTTACTGGTGGCGATCTCTTTCTCTGATATTGTGAGGACAGATAAGGGTCACCTGCTTAACCTATTAGGACATAACAGTACAAAGTCAGTGTGACGAAGCTGAGAGTGGACCAGCCTGACTCTGGGTTTCTGACCCCTTGTCTCTCTGAGCCATGTTACACTTATTATCACTCCATTAAGCTCCCTCTGCTTCCTGTCTCACTTACCTGTACGTCAGGCCATTTCCCTaagctgctcacacacacacacacacacacacacacacacacacacacacacacacacactggtaggcCTATTTAATCTCCACACTCACTGTGTTCAAACTGACTGATCTCCCATTGATTAGAGCAGAGGCTTAGGATGACGTGGACGTTTTAAAAGCCCACCATCTCTCACTTCCTTACTGCAGGTCAATAGGATCTCGGCTTCAGGGGCAGACAGGCTAATTCGTTTGGTCCTCTGGATCAACGCTTGCCAGTGGGCTGCCTCTCTGGGTCAGTCAACAGAGAGCAGACCAATAAGGGGATGTTCATCTGAAGTAGATGGGTACAGGAGTTTCTCCTCACCATGTGACattgtgacctgaccaggaaaaactccttTGTTTTTGGGTCCCAGTCATAGGATTCCAGATTCAGTTGTCATGAGATTAGGCCCTACAGTTTTCCTTGTCAATTCAACAGGTGGGAAGGGAGGATAAAGGAGGTTGAGAAAGACTGGGGAGATGAGTGAGGGGGCCAGCGATAAAAGCTGTTTCCATCTGGGAGTAGTCAACGCAACAGGAGGATATGACCTCATTCAGCTGCGCTGCTTATTGTCTAATGGGAATTAGTCCAATTCAGCTATTGTCCTCCAATTccccatttttttatttttttttgtccatATCACATGGATGGACACTGAATTTATGTGGGGGTATAAAGCTATGCTCTATAACCAATATATGATCATTATTATATATTTACTAAACTGGCCCCACTTTCTCCCCCCCAGGAGCTTCGGACCAACAGCCCGCGCTACAGCAAAGGCTCATACAACGACTTCAGCTACTTGTCTAACAACAACCAGGAGGGTGTGAGCATGAGGAAAGGGGAGCACCTGGGAGAGTTCAACCTGGGCTCCACCATCGTCCTGCTCTTCGAGGCTCCGCACGACTTCACCTTCAACCTGAAGGCCGGCCAGAAGATCCGCTACGGAGAACCCCTGGGGACTATGTGAGCCAAGATGGCTGAACCGAGAGAGACGCTTTCTGGGGGAAACGGACTAAACTATAAGAAACTGATGGACACGCTAACGTGCTTGTACAGATCCACGTGGACTTGCGTGCGCACACACTCATTCATACACTGACATTCagtacatgtactgtacattggAATTGAGAGATGTTCAGCTAACATACACTGACTCACAGCAAAAACTCACAAGCCACCACTCTTGCTTTACTAACAAGGGGGTCTGTTCCATCGACTAGTTTCAAATAACTATTTACTTATTTTGACCATTGATTACGACCAGCAAAAGCAAGATAGTTTACAGCAATTAGTTACTTTTTAGTTCCATAAGAACAACATAGCTTTTCAATTTTATTAgcatcttttattttattttgatacATTTGACCCATATTGCCTTTTGTCAGGGGTCTCCTCGTCAATGGGGAGCTCCTCTGCGGTTTCAGACACGAGCAGCACTGATTTTAAACATCTGCTTAGTGCCGTGTAGCCCGACTCCCTTTGTCCGTTGGCCATACGTCACAAGCAGATCTGGGACTAGGCTAGCGAGCAGCgagacacatccacacacacacacacacaggtaaacccTGCCACACTAAGCCACTATCATGTGGGCAGgcttccctatatagtatacacACCTACAGTAAACACACCACGAAGAAGGAATGTAccagagactatatacagagctgccctccttctctttccctccctccttcactctgaTACTGAacgccttcctcctctccttctgtctctcataCACTCTCCGTCCGCGCTGCTGGCTCTCCCTCTTCTGTCATCCCCAGAGAAGGTGCTTGTGTTGGGGTGATTATGTGGACTCATCCCCCTTCCTGTCATGTAGGTAAAGACTGGCACGATTCCTCCCAGTCAAATGTGtctgggttgtattcattaggcaccTGCAGGAAGTAAACTGTCTGAAACCAGCCAGGAGTACCTGGACTTGGTCCAATAGGAACCTCTTATTTTCAGTGTGATgaagagaaaaaaaatgttttctatggtgtgccctaatgaaAATTCCCTGTTGTATTAAGCCCATGGTGTACGACCTCTGCCATCACAGCCATGCATTATTCATCACCATTAGAGGTAGCTAGTAGCTCTGCCTGCTGCCAATTATTTATCCTGTAACCCGAACCGTAAATGACTGCAGAAAGGGGCGTGTCACGTTTTAGAGTAGACATTAACATGTGATGATGTCTTCAGTGGTTTCTGTGGCGATGATTTACGGTGACGTGTGTTAATCTAACCCAATTCAACAATGGACTAAATCCTGATGTGTTCCTCTGAATGGAGCCATTTTAATTCTATGCTGATACACAGCCTTCTGACTATCATTACTAAACAAATCCGAAGTGCAGCACTGGTGGGTAGGATCATGGGAGAGAATGTGCAAGCTGGTACTGGTAACTTTTTGTCTTCTGTTCAGTTGAATTGGAATAAGTTGTTCAACTGGAAGTTATCTGCCAGTGATAATATTCAAATAAGTTGGGCTAAACCCTTTTTAAGACTAAAACTTATGCTGATATCGATACTAACGATTGTGACACCCTTCAGATACCCAGGGCTGAGCTATTTAAAGCTATCTTTTTCCTGTGTTTGTTTTAGATTTTCTAGTAGTGCCAAAAATACTATTTGTTTTTTGGGGTTGTTTTTCGATGTATTCACACACAAAAAATAGCTTTGAACAAATGTCGACTTCCTGGTGCTTTTTGTGTTTCTGCTGCTGAACTATTACTCTGTTTGGAGGGAGGGGGTTCGCGGCCTCTTCTGACTCTGACCCTTCGGTCAAGGAATTCTGACATCTAGCCGAGCGGTGGTCACAGACGTGATGGACCGGGGAGATGCCGGTGACAAACCCCTGAGCTACGTCGTCGTTCCACAAATGGTGTCGCATACAGAAACCAAACGCCAGGGTCACTGCCTGCTGCACACTTGTTTTTATATGTACATTGTAATATACTTGAATCATGTGACTCATTCAACACTGCATAGACTTTAATCTCACATTGTTTTTTTTAGATTCAGGAAAACATGTCTAATAAATTTTGCCGTATtcttaaaaaatttaaaaaatgtttgacaaGAAAATCTGTACTTCACACATTATAGGATTGGTGTTGATCTCTGGAGCTCAATTTTAATGTTAGAGGAGTGATTTAGAGGAGTGATTTAATTGGAGCACAAGGGAAAATGTCCCAAAGGACATCAATTGGTTCATGGGAGCAATGGTCTGCTATGTAAATTAGCTTGAGATAGAAGTTACCCTAAACCACAGATTTAGGATCAAATTCTCCTATCCTAATGTTGATGGATATTTTTCCAATATTCACTCAATGCACTCTGGGTTTTTACAAGGTGCGAGATGAGCCATTCCATCAGATTGCGTTATTGGACAGCTTGATACTTGATACTTACAGTTTggaagctaattgattgcatttatcTAAAATGTGAGACACATAATAATTGTAATAAGATACTGTTAACATGTAAATAATATTGGTAAAATAATAAATAGCAGAGTAACTGCAGATTTAAGTGATGTAATTGAAAGTTGTACACCCCAGTGTAGGCTACTTCCCCGTTAAGGCTACAAAGTCCATTTCTAGCGCTACGATATGATTCTTACCCAATGTTTTCTTCTCACACTATTCAAACCCCACAATTGAATAAACTGCCTAGGACGCTCTTAGCCTATAGATCACATATTGCAAAAAAATAATCTGAATTAAAAACACTAATTTCTGTGCATCAATTGCTAATCAATATCCCAAAGTGGCACACGGTTTTTCCGCGAACCTGCATATCTTCTCTCTTGTGGCACCAATGTGAGGGCTTATgtcaggggaaacggtgttgcagtagtctagtgtgtggtgCGGGAATAATCACGAGAACATTGCGCTAATAAAGGGAACCAGAATTCAAGCAAACTGAACTCCGATCACCTCAAGATGGTCTCAGTTCAATTCCCTTCGGGTGCTCTTTTGAGGGGTCTGAGTTCCTTTGGAGTGGTCACACACACTGCACAAAAAAAGTTCACAAACTTGCTAAAAGTAACCAAGTGTAAAAACACCCGGTTCAAGTCCTTCAAATGAGTAGCTTCGTCTATTTTCAGCCACACATAATCGAGCACACagcaatgcaatctccatagacaaacattggcagtagaatggccttactgaatagctcagtgaatttcaacattgcaccgtcataggatcgcacctttccaacaagtctgttCTTCAAATgtcagccctgctagagctgccccggtcaactgcaagGGCTGTTatggtgaagtggaaacatctaggagcaacaactgctcagctgtgaagtggtaggccacacaagctcacagaacgggaacgCAAAGTGCTGTAGCACGTAAAGAAACTGTTTGTCAGGATCTTCATAAAatgtgtcggctggagtggtgtgaagctcgccaccgctggagcagtggaaacgcgttctctggagtgatcgatcaccatctggcagtccgacagacaaatctgggtttggcagattccaggagaacgctacctgcacaAATTCATagggccaactgtaaagtttggtggaggaggaataat
The Oncorhynchus gorbuscha isolate QuinsamMale2020 ecotype Even-year linkage group LG20, OgorEven_v1.0, whole genome shotgun sequence DNA segment above includes these coding regions:
- the pisd gene encoding phosphatidylserine decarboxylase proenzyme, mitochondrial isoform X3, yielding MAASLGKVCSCQLPLNAGRFGSDWLLLRAQRARQFQQWPWCSLSSGRGQFNAASLGLQARIRPFPLLIATGGGYMGYDQYSRYKDRQLTKIGVEVPPRIANDTQVALYKTIPTRLLSRAWGRLNQVELPTWLRKPVYSLYIWTFGVNMQEAAVEDLIQYRNLGEFFRRKLKPAVRPVCNSHCVISPADGKILHFGRVRNCEVEQVKGVTYSLETFLGPHTWAEAINCTIKPSNEEDPSSFQDLLVTKEGNELFHCVVYLAPGDYHCFHSPTDWRVAHRRHFPGSLMSVNPGVARWIKELFCHNERVVLSGEWTHGFFSLTAVGATNVGSIRIYFDKELRTNSPRYSKGSYNDFSYLSNNNQEGVSMRKGEHLGEFNLGSTIVLLFEAPHDFTFNLKAGQKIRYGEPLGTM
- the pisd gene encoding phosphatidylserine decarboxylase proenzyme, mitochondrial isoform X4 encodes the protein MQGDLAGNSDWLLLRAQRARQFQQWPWCSLSSGRGQFNAASLGLQARIRPFPLLIATGGGYMGYDQYSRYKDRQLTKIGVEVPPRIANDTQVALYKTIPTRLLSRAWGRLNQVELPTWLRKPVYSLYIWTFGVNMQEAAVEDLIQYRNLGEFFRRKLKPAVRPVCNSHCVISPADGKILHFGRVRNCEVEQVKGVTYSLETFLGPHTWAEAINCTIKPSNEEDPSSFQDLLVTKEGNELFHCVVYLAPGDYHCFHSPTDWRVAHRRHFPGSLMSVNPGVARWIKELFCHNERVVLSGEWTHGFFSLTAVGATNVGSIRIYFDKELRTNSPRYSKGSYNDFSYLSNNNQEGVSMRKGEHLGEFNLGSTIVLLFEAPHDFTFNLKAGQKIRYGEPLGTM
- the pisd gene encoding phosphatidylserine decarboxylase proenzyme, mitochondrial isoform X2; its protein translation is MFDEEYPHSHVKMGCVRYAARAFVSNPLFCRNCKSDWLLLRAQRARQFQQWPWCSLSSGRGQFNAASLGLQARIRPFPLLIATGGGYMGYDQYSRYKDRQLTKIGVEVPPRIANDTQVALYKTIPTRLLSRAWGRLNQVELPTWLRKPVYSLYIWTFGVNMQEAAVEDLIQYRNLGEFFRRKLKPAVRPVCNSHCVISPADGKILHFGRVRNCEVEQVKGVTYSLETFLGPHTWAEAINCTIKPSNEEDPSSFQDLLVTKEGNELFHCVVYLAPGDYHCFHSPTDWRVAHRRHFPGSLMSVNPGVARWIKELFCHNERVVLSGEWTHGFFSLTAVGATNVGSIRIYFDKELRTNSPRYSKGSYNDFSYLSNNNQEGVSMRKGEHLGEFNLGSTIVLLFEAPHDFTFNLKAGQKIRYGEPLGTM
- the pisd gene encoding phosphatidylserine decarboxylase proenzyme, mitochondrial isoform X6 produces the protein MTPRLQFPQLALRRRLGQLSCMSRPVLRLRSWPLSFLYYFLTFGALKPLAKVGWRPTSRVALYKTIPTRLLSRAWGRLNQVELPTWLRKPVYSLYIWTFGVNMQEAAVEDLIQYRNLGEFFRRKLKPAVRPVCNSHCVISPADGKILHFGRVRNCEVEQVKGVTYSLETFLGPHTWAEAINCTIKPSNEEDPSSFQDLLVTKEGNELFHCVVYLAPGDYHCFHSPTDWRVAHRRHFPGSLMSVNPGVARWIKELFCHNERVVLSGEWTHGFFSLTAVGATNVGSIRIYFDKELRTNSPRYSKGSYNDFSYLSNNNQEGVSMRKGEHLGEFNLGSTIVLLFEAPHDFTFNLKAGQKIRYGEPLGTM
- the pisd gene encoding phosphatidylserine decarboxylase proenzyme, mitochondrial isoform X7; this encodes MSRPVLRLRSWPLSFLYYFLTFGALKPLAKVGWRPTSRVALYKTIPTRLLSRAWGRLNQVELPTWLRKPVYSLYIWTFGVNMQEAAVEDLIQYRNLGEFFRRKLKPAVRPVCNSHCVISPADGKILHFGRVRNCEVEQVKGVTYSLETFLGPHTWAEAINCTIKPSNEEDPSSFQDLLVTKEGNELFHCVVYLAPGDYHCFHSPTDWRVAHRRHFPGSLMSVNPGVARWIKELFCHNERVVLSGEWTHGFFSLTAVGATNVGSIRIYFDKELRTNSPRYSKGSYNDFSYLSNNNQEGVSMRKGEHLGEFNLGSTIVLLFEAPHDFTFNLKAGQKIRYGEPLGTM
- the pisd gene encoding phosphatidylserine decarboxylase proenzyme, mitochondrial isoform X1, producing the protein MVRCCRPLHSPPSCYNLHRVRVDVRRLRTISSTGAAGEQGGGNGGTVSGHGAQALSHRNRFRLQFPQLALRRRLGQLSCMSRPVLRLRSWPLSFLYYFLTFGALKPLAKVGWRPTSRVALYKTIPTRLLSRAWGRLNQVELPTWLRKPVYSLYIWTFGVNMQEAAVEDLIQYRNLGEFFRRKLKPAVRPVCNSHCVISPADGKILHFGRVRNCEVEQVKGVTYSLETFLGPHTWAEAINCTIKPSNEEDPSSFQDLLVTKEGNELFHCVVYLAPGDYHCFHSPTDWRVAHRRHFPGSLMSVNPGVARWIKELFCHNERVVLSGEWTHGFFSLTAVGATNVGSIRIYFDKELRTNSPRYSKGSYNDFSYLSNNNQEGVSMRKGEHLGEFNLGSTIVLLFEAPHDFTFNLKAGQKIRYGEPLGTM